In one window of Lynx canadensis isolate LIC74 chromosome A3, mLynCan4.pri.v2, whole genome shotgun sequence DNA:
- the LOC115511266 gene encoding lysine-rich coiled-coil protein 1-like yields MTENSACRERGHAPPQPLVGEWRLPFRRSHAFPSSHKRQRTVGNQLPPGSDLHHPRQRLESLNHYQKKHDHFFKNLWLPSPPVQGKPPDPHAAQRREDTSRLREEGYTRAYQAGDQDRGQGRSREEDGRGGRSKEKQVEGKTKHGEDGDSHKKNKKKAKVQPVSTEKRKHRKNSNQDTTKEGRRSQREKKQPGKESTQERDLWDEAILGSCY; encoded by the coding sequence ATGACAGAAAACTCTGCgtgcagagaaaggggacacGCTCCACCCCAACCTCTAGTGGGGGAGTGGAGACTCCCCTTCAGGAGGTCCCACGCCTTCCCCAGTTCCCACAAAAGGCAGAGAACAGTGGGCAACCAGTTACCCCCGGGGTCTGACCTACATCACCCCAGACAAAGACTGGAATCTCTAAACCACTATCAGAAAAAACACGACCATTTCTTCAAGAACCTGTGGCTTCCGAGCCCACCTGTGCAAGGAAAGCCCCCCGACCCCCATGCTGCACAACGCAGAGAAGATACCAGCCGCCTGCGGGAGGAGGGTTACACCAGAGCCTATCAGGCTGGAGATCAAGATCGAGGCCAGGGAAGGTCCAGGGAGGAGGATGGCAGAGGAGGACGCAGCAAGGAGAAGCAGGTAGAGGGGAAGACGAAGCACGGCGAGGATGGAGATTCCcacaaaaagaacaagaaaaaggccAAGGTGCAGCCAGTCAGCACAGAGAAGCGCAAACACAGAAAGAATAGCAACCAGGACACcacaaaggagggaaggaggtcccagagagagaagaagcaaccGGGCAAAGAAAGCACGCAGGAGAGGGACTTGTGGGATGAAGCTATCCTCGGCAGCTGTTACTGA